The following are encoded together in the Anaerostipes caccae L1-92 genome:
- a CDS encoding helix-turn-helix domain-containing protein has translation MKELNLSNILVKKRKEKGITQDQLAAYIGVSKASVSKWETGQSYPDITFLPQLAANFNMSVDELIGYKPQMTKEDIRKLYLRLAKDFSQKPAKEVFEECDGILKKYYSCFPLIMQMIILYMNHFVLLEKPEEQKDVMKTAADLCRRVKEESGDVLLSSQANSLEARMELLEGHPEKALELLDEEVRANYFDEGILSEAYRMLGNEVKAKETVQISLYQNLVGVMSFMIQELTLYEKDEEKFEMLVQRGCQIAEVFEMDLLHVNAMAQLYFAAAVGYMGQKKEEKALAMLENYERVCLNNLLPYTLHGDDFFDLVDPWLNEMCLGVQAPREEKLIKQSVTDGFKHPAFEPLTGNPRFEEIIKRIQKEWRL, from the coding sequence ATGAAGGAGTTAAATCTGTCAAATATTTTGGTGAAAAAGAGAAAAGAAAAGGGAATAACCCAGGATCAGCTGGCAGCCTATATCGGTGTCTCTAAAGCTTCGGTATCTAAGTGGGAGACCGGGCAGAGCTACCCGGATATTACGTTTCTGCCCCAGCTGGCGGCCAATTTCAACATGAGTGTCGACGAACTCATAGGATATAAGCCGCAGATGACAAAGGAAGACATAAGGAAGCTTTATTTAAGGCTGGCAAAGGATTTCAGTCAAAAGCCGGCAAAAGAAGTATTTGAAGAATGCGACGGGATCTTGAAGAAGTATTATTCCTGTTTCCCTCTTATTATGCAGATGATCATTCTGTACATGAACCATTTTGTCCTGCTGGAGAAGCCGGAAGAACAGAAAGACGTAATGAAAACAGCGGCGGATCTCTGCCGGAGAGTGAAGGAAGAAAGCGGTGATGTCCTTCTCTCCTCTCAGGCAAACTCTCTGGAAGCCAGAATGGAACTGCTGGAGGGACATCCTGAAAAGGCGCTGGAACTTCTGGACGAGGAAGTCAGGGCAAATTATTTTGATGAGGGTATCTTGTCGGAAGCGTACCGCATGCTGGGAAATGAGGTAAAGGCCAAGGAGACAGTCCAGATCAGTCTGTATCAGAATCTGGTGGGCGTAATGTCATTTATGATACAGGAACTGACTCTGTATGAAAAAGATGAAGAAAAGTTTGAAATGCTTGTCCAAAGAGGCTGTCAGATCGCAGAGGTATTTGAAATGGATCTTCTGCATGTAAATGCAATGGCACAGTTATATTTCGCGGCAGCAGTAGGGTATATGGGACAGAAAAAAGAAGAAAAAGCACTTGCCATGCTTGAAAACTATGAGAGAGTCTGCCTGAATAATCTGCTGCCGTACACACTGCATGGAGATGATTTCTTTGATCTTGTCGATCCATGGCTGAATGAAATGTGCCTGGGAGTCCAGGCGCCGCGGGAAGAAAAACTGATCAAACAGTCAGTGACAGACGGGTTCAAACACCCGGCATTCGAGCCGCTCACAGGAAATCCCAGGTTTGAAGAGATAATAAAACGCATACAGAAAGAATGGAGGTTATGA
- a CDS encoding FUSC family protein — protein MKHWQNRMHTARRKWAAAFPVIFVSLFMFFSIFLLFGIGQVIMVSFLTLLFRTKSQKDFSLQDLLHCYGIMLIVCGASYAASLNLILCFFLNLLVPFFLVFLLTDKFNPKAYFLYGMEFVFLQLRPIPAQAMPARLCAFFYAFAVLTAFLYLHSRIIKKKRHYGTVRKGMNNLAVQLARLSDGEKDSRDKEELIRMMYHMNQVIYSSRNYTYLSNGYGTVNYYFMLIFQRFQYLLDEIIGEDDIRDSENREYFRKLSGIFFSVEQKMNQSDNGELIEKIKSFSRTENLTSRRAGEGMNGILELLCFALSKITEIKMNRKEKEWKIPDVSHRVKSMRSYLRLDQFHMRFALRLAIVLCISFTVCRLTNLEHGYWYPMSSFLMLMPYSEESMMKINNRILGTIAGLGVTFVLTELFKSLGGHIAVIAVMTCLMYYVPVTSWTMPMYSTCYGMALTTLSMPRGEAMELRILYVGAAAVTVLLANKFLLPITAESEFLKSVNSLLDIDEKIMGEVRKGKDSDLNMMRELLVQFQMASKEIEDYTEKHLNPEEKKFFRQLLPVNAQLVSEMEQIGSYMRRRQMTPKNNMMLEELLGNIERALKRIRKSYTKNELTGSMILEEDRVYGCLDEELYFNTLAMNCLGTVRELNEIFRCK, from the coding sequence ATGAAACATTGGCAGAACAGGATGCACACGGCCAGGAGAAAATGGGCGGCGGCATTCCCTGTTATTTTTGTGTCCTTATTTATGTTTTTTTCGATATTTCTTCTGTTTGGAATCGGCCAGGTAATCATGGTATCCTTTCTGACCCTTTTATTTCGGACAAAGAGCCAGAAAGATTTTTCCTTACAGGACCTGCTGCACTGCTACGGGATCATGCTCATCGTGTGCGGGGCATCGTACGCGGCATCCCTAAATCTGATCCTATGCTTTTTCCTGAATCTGCTGGTACCGTTCTTTCTAGTATTTCTTCTGACAGATAAATTTAACCCCAAAGCGTATTTTTTGTACGGAATGGAATTTGTGTTTCTTCAGCTGCGCCCGATCCCGGCACAGGCAATGCCTGCGCGCTTATGTGCTTTTTTCTATGCCTTTGCCGTTCTCACAGCCTTTTTGTATCTGCATTCCAGAATCATCAAGAAGAAAAGGCATTATGGAACTGTGAGAAAAGGAATGAATAATCTGGCGGTGCAGCTTGCCAGGCTTTCAGATGGGGAGAAGGATTCAAGGGATAAAGAGGAGCTGATTCGGATGATGTACCATATGAATCAGGTGATTTACTCCAGCCGCAATTATACATATCTGTCCAACGGATACGGCACGGTGAATTATTATTTTATGCTTATTTTCCAGCGTTTCCAGTACCTTCTGGATGAAATAATCGGAGAGGATGACATCAGAGATTCAGAAAACCGGGAATATTTCAGAAAGCTTTCCGGTATATTTTTCAGCGTGGAGCAGAAGATGAACCAGTCAGATAACGGTGAGCTCATAGAAAAAATCAAAAGCTTCAGCAGGACGGAAAATCTGACATCCAGAAGGGCCGGAGAGGGAATGAACGGGATCTTGGAACTGCTGTGTTTTGCGCTTTCAAAAATCACCGAGATAAAAATGAATCGGAAGGAGAAAGAGTGGAAGATTCCGGATGTTTCTCATAGAGTAAAAAGCATGAGGTCCTATCTCAGGCTGGATCAGTTTCATATGAGATTTGCGCTGAGACTCGCTATCGTCCTTTGCATCTCTTTTACAGTCTGCAGACTGACGAATCTGGAACATGGCTACTGGTATCCGATGAGTTCTTTTCTCATGCTGATGCCGTATTCGGAGGAAAGCATGATGAAGATCAACAACCGTATTCTCGGGACCATCGCGGGGCTGGGTGTGACCTTTGTGCTGACCGAACTATTTAAAAGCCTCGGCGGACATATCGCTGTCATTGCCGTCATGACCTGCCTTATGTATTATGTACCGGTCACCTCATGGACGATGCCTATGTACAGCACCTGCTACGGAATGGCGCTTACTACACTGAGCATGCCCAGGGGAGAAGCCATGGAACTCAGGATTCTGTATGTGGGGGCTGCGGCTGTGACCGTACTTCTTGCAAATAAATTTCTCCTTCCGATCACCGCTGAGTCTGAATTTTTAAAAAGTGTAAACAGCCTGCTGGATATCGATGAAAAAATAATGGGAGAAGTACGAAAGGGAAAAGACAGTGACCTGAACATGATGCGGGAGCTGCTTGTGCAGTTTCAGATGGCTTCAAAGGAGATTGAGGATTACACAGAAAAGCATTTAAATCCGGAAGAGAAGAAATTTTTCCGCCAGCTCCTGCCGGTCAATGCCCAGCTGGTTTCGGAGATGGAACAGATCGGTTCCTATATGCGCAGAAGACAGATGACTCCGAAGAATAACATGATGCTGGAAGAACTGCTTGGAAACATTGAACGGGCACTGAAAAGAATTAGAAAAAGTTACACAAAAAATGAACTGACAGGTTCCATGATCCTGGAAGAGGACAGGGTATATGGATGTCTGGACGAAGAACTGTATTTTAATACTCTTGCCATGAACTGCCTGGGGACCGTCAGGGAACTGAACGAGATTTTCCGGTGTAAATAA
- a CDS encoding L-lactate dehydrogenase produces the protein MGLKLRKIVIIGAGHVGTMCGLSLMYRGEVDELVYIDIDREKAYSQALDLDDAVSLLPHQITVRTGDYGDAEDADVIVMAAGVSRLPGQTRLDMLDDSIRIMKEVASHMQGLHIPGILISISNPADIVADYLRKQLDLPKNRCFSTGTSLDSCRLRRILSQKMHLDRSSIQAFVMGEHGDSQMIPFSAVHISGKPLLQWMKDDPVRYGKLDLVQIEKETANAGHEVIEGKGSTEFGIGIALSEIVRSIFHDSKKVLPVSPLLEGEYGQYGIHAGVPCIIGKDGIEQVIEISLTDKEKEKFENSCGVIREYISHIS, from the coding sequence ATGGGATTGAAACTTAGAAAGATCGTTATCATCGGAGCGGGGCACGTGGGAACTATGTGCGGGCTCAGCCTCATGTACCGGGGTGAAGTGGATGAACTGGTTTACATAGATATTGACAGAGAAAAGGCTTACAGCCAGGCGCTGGACCTTGACGATGCGGTTTCTTTGCTCCCGCATCAGATCACCGTCCGGACAGGAGACTATGGGGATGCGGAGGATGCGGATGTCATCGTTATGGCCGCAGGTGTTTCAAGGCTCCCGGGCCAGACCCGTCTGGATATGCTGGATGACTCTATCCGCATCATGAAAGAGGTCGCCTCTCATATGCAGGGCCTGCATATACCGGGAATCCTGATCAGCATTTCCAATCCGGCCGACATCGTGGCGGATTATCTGAGAAAACAGCTGGACCTTCCGAAAAACCGCTGTTTCAGCACCGGAACTTCTCTGGATTCGTGCAGGTTAAGAAGAATTCTTTCCCAGAAGATGCACCTGGACCGCAGTTCTATCCAGGCCTTTGTCATGGGCGAACACGGTGATTCACAGATGATACCTTTTTCTGCGGTCCATATTTCCGGCAAACCGCTGCTTCAGTGGATGAAAGATGATCCGGTACGGTATGGAAAACTGGATCTTGTACAGATTGAAAAGGAGACTGCCAATGCAGGACACGAGGTGATCGAGGGCAAAGGCAGCACAGAATTCGGTATCGGCATCGCTCTGTCAGAGATTGTCCGCTCTATCTTCCATGATTCAAAAAAAGTCCTTCCGGTCTCTCCTCTCCTTGAAGGAGAATATGGACAATACGGCATTCATGCGGGAGTTCCATGTATTATCGGAAAAGACGGAATTGAACAGGTTATAGAGATATCCCTGACTGATAAGGAGAAAGAAAAATTTGAGAATTCCTGCGGTGTGATTCGGGAGTATATCAGCCATATATCGTAG
- a CDS encoding putative bifunctional diguanylate cyclase/phosphodiesterase translates to MKRWNRVLIPVFFLLMIFASLFSVRSIVNMQGYGKLINYLGIVRGCGQRIVKLESNRQSKDYLIDYVDDILTELSTGEGKYGLTPLEDPTYKKSLKKLSKEWDEIKKEIDMVRDGADSKRLLALSENFFATANDTVFIADNYSNGQIKNFTRLSIALSAVAIFTWVCILLIYFRRLLHLERRNTNLESIAYQDTLTKASNLEKFRLDSKHLLASNPLCDYAFFHLDFQNFKYCNDIFGYDFGDLLLKQYAVFLSEDMTEGETFARISGDKFVILRKYEYREELIARQKAVDSRIRAFAMDSKEHYSLTIYGGICCVKDVPSSIEIDSILDRANFAQKTVKGQEERHYAFYTDSIREQMVEEINIQSRFSDALKNKEFIVYYQPKVNLSADSFDSAEALVRWQDKSGRVISPASFIPVLEKNFLISTLDQYVFREVCILMQNRLKSGLPVIPVSVNVSKIQFYNPDFVRIYSSIKEEYQIPDGLLEIEFTESACFENTEYFLEIIAKLHEHGFLCAMDDFGKGYSSLSMLKDIPIDVLKLDSLFFVSSPDSKKDLTVIRGIISMVKELQIRTVAEGIEHKEQVDFLKNIGCDTIQGYYFYKPMPEDDFTALLNGIGK, encoded by the coding sequence ATGAAACGTTGGAATAGAGTGTTAATACCAGTCTTTTTCTTGCTGATGATTTTTGCAAGTCTTTTTTCTGTGCGCTCTATTGTAAATATGCAGGGCTACGGCAAACTGATTAACTATCTCGGAATCGTGCGCGGATGCGGACAGAGGATCGTCAAACTGGAGTCCAACCGGCAGTCTAAAGATTACCTGATCGATTATGTGGACGACATCTTAACGGAGCTTTCCACCGGTGAAGGAAAATACGGCCTGACACCTCTCGAAGATCCTACATATAAGAAAAGTCTGAAAAAGCTCTCCAAAGAATGGGACGAGATAAAAAAAGAAATAGACATGGTCCGGGACGGAGCCGATTCGAAAAGACTGCTCGCTCTGAGTGAAAATTTTTTTGCAACCGCCAACGATACTGTATTTATTGCGGATAACTATTCAAATGGACAAATTAAAAATTTTACGCGGCTGAGTATCGCCCTCTCTGCCGTGGCGATTTTTACATGGGTCTGCATCCTTCTCATCTATTTCAGAAGACTGCTTCATCTGGAGCGCAGGAACACAAACCTGGAATCTATCGCCTATCAGGATACGCTTACGAAAGCCTCAAATCTTGAAAAGTTCCGGCTGGATTCCAAGCATCTCCTGGCTTCCAACCCTCTGTGTGATTATGCATTTTTCCATCTGGATTTTCAGAATTTCAAATACTGCAATGATATTTTTGGTTATGATTTCGGCGACCTTCTATTAAAACAGTATGCCGTATTCCTGTCGGAAGATATGACAGAAGGTGAGACATTCGCCCGCATCTCCGGAGATAAATTCGTCATTTTAAGGAAGTATGAATACCGGGAAGAGCTCATCGCACGCCAAAAAGCCGTGGACAGCCGTATCCGTGCTTTCGCCATGGACTCCAAAGAACATTACAGCCTTACCATCTACGGCGGTATATGCTGTGTCAAAGATGTGCCTTCTTCCATAGAGATCGATTCCATCCTGGACCGTGCCAATTTTGCCCAGAAGACGGTAAAAGGCCAGGAAGAACGCCATTACGCCTTTTACACCGACAGCATCCGGGAACAGATGGTGGAGGAGATCAACATTCAGAGCCGGTTCAGCGATGCGTTAAAAAACAAGGAGTTTATCGTTTACTATCAGCCGAAAGTAAACCTTTCAGCTGACTCTTTTGATTCAGCTGAAGCCCTGGTGCGCTGGCAGGATAAGAGCGGACGGGTGATTTCTCCTGCCTCCTTTATTCCGGTGCTTGAAAAGAATTTTCTGATCAGCACACTGGATCAGTATGTGTTCCGGGAAGTATGTATTCTGATGCAAAACCGGCTGAAATCCGGCCTCCCCGTCATCCCGGTCTCTGTGAATGTTTCTAAGATCCAGTTTTATAATCCGGATTTTGTACGAATTTATTCTTCCATTAAAGAAGAATATCAGATCCCTGACGGTCTGCTGGAGATCGAGTTCACGGAATCAGCGTGTTTCGAGAACACAGAATATTTCCTGGAGATCATCGCGAAGCTTCACGAACACGGATTTCTCTGTGCCATGGATGACTTCGGAAAAGGCTACTCTTCTCTCAGCATGCTGAAGGACATCCCGATCGATGTATTGAAACTGGACTCCCTGTTTTTTGTCAGCAGCCCGGATTCCAAAAAAGATTTAACCGTCATCCGGGGAATCATTTCGATGGTAAAGGAATTACAAATAAGGACCGTAGCAGAGGGAATCGAACATAAAGAGCAGGTAGATTTTCTAAAAAATATCGGCTGCGACACGATTCAGGGTTACTATTTCTATAAGCCTATGCCGGAAGATGATTTTACCGCCCTCTTAAACGGGATAGGAAAATAA
- a CDS encoding nitroreductase produces the protein MKDTVKDLKERRSIKKYQDRQIEEEDLQEILRAGMNAPTGMGMQSPVMAVIQDKETISKLSKMNAKFLGNESIDPFYGAPTVIVVLADKNRPTYVEDGSLVMGNLMNAAHALGIGSCWIHRAKQEFESEEGRELLRQWGIEGDYAGIGHCILGYQDGETPKAKPRKEHYIYRV, from the coding sequence ATGAAAGATACAGTCAAAGATTTAAAGGAAAGAAGAAGCATAAAAAAGTATCAGGACAGACAAATCGAGGAGGAGGACCTTCAGGAGATTCTGAGGGCTGGGATGAACGCACCCACCGGCATGGGAATGCAGTCACCGGTCATGGCGGTCATACAGGACAAAGAAACGATTTCCAAATTGTCGAAGATGAATGCGAAATTCCTGGGAAATGAATCAATCGATCCTTTTTACGGAGCTCCGACGGTGATCGTTGTTTTGGCAGACAAAAACCGGCCCACATATGTGGAAGACGGCAGTCTCGTGATGGGAAATCTGATGAACGCTGCACACGCGCTGGGAATCGGTTCCTGCTGGATTCACCGGGCGAAGCAGGAGTTTGAGAGTGAAGAAGGCAGGGAACTCCTGAGACAATGGGGAATTGAAGGAGATTATGCCGGCATTGGCCACTGCATTCTGGGATACCAGGACGGAGAGACACCGAAGGCAAAACCCCGGAAGGAACATTACATTTACAGAGTTTGA
- a CDS encoding DegV family protein — protein sequence MGKVAVITDSNSGITQNQAGEYGIYVLPMPFYIDEKLYFEDITLTQEEFYKRLGEGVDIKTSQPAPGDVMDLWNKVLKEYDEIVHIPMSSGLSSSCETAHMLAEDFDGKVQVVNNQRISVTQKQSVLEAKKMAEQGMGAAEIKSILEEHKMESSIFITVDTLKYLKQGGRITPAAAAIGSVLNIKPVLQIKGEKLDAFTKARGMKLAKKKMLEAVDKELNEMFGPSVEKEDVNIQAAYTGSREEAALWAEEIKGRFPGHHFEMDPLSLSIACHIGYGALAIAWTKTLV from the coding sequence ATGGGAAAAGTTGCAGTAATTACAGATAGCAACAGCGGAATCACACAGAATCAGGCAGGGGAGTATGGGATCTACGTGCTGCCTATGCCGTTCTATATTGATGAGAAGCTGTATTTTGAGGATATTACCCTGACTCAGGAAGAATTTTATAAGAGACTTGGGGAGGGCGTGGATATCAAGACATCTCAGCCTGCTCCGGGAGATGTGATGGATTTGTGGAACAAGGTGCTGAAAGAATATGATGAGATCGTTCATATCCCTATGTCCAGCGGCCTGAGCAGTTCCTGTGAGACGGCTCATATGCTGGCAGAGGACTTTGACGGCAAAGTCCAGGTAGTGAATAACCAGAGGATTTCTGTCACCCAGAAGCAGTCCGTGCTGGAAGCCAAAAAGATGGCAGAGCAGGGCATGGGTGCGGCCGAGATAAAGAGCATACTGGAAGAACATAAGATGGAGTCATCTATTTTTATAACCGTAGATACATTAAAATATTTAAAGCAGGGGGGAAGGATTACCCCCGCAGCTGCAGCCATCGGCTCTGTTTTGAATATCAAGCCGGTGCTTCAGATCAAGGGAGAAAAGCTGGATGCATTTACGAAGGCAAGAGGGATGAAGCTTGCCAAGAAAAAAATGCTGGAGGCTGTAGATAAGGAACTGAACGAAATGTTTGGCCCGTCTGTGGAAAAAGAAGATGTCAATATTCAGGCCGCCTATACGGGAAGCAGGGAAGAAGCCGCTCTCTGGGCAGAAGAGATCAAAGGACGTTTTCCGGGCCATCACTTTGAGATGGACCCGCTCTCTCTGAGCATCGCATGTCACATAGGCTACGGAGCATTGGCAATCGCATGGACAAAAACTCTTGTATAA
- a CDS encoding MogA/MoaB family molybdenum cofactor biosynthesis protein — protein MRRRNMAYRIAVITLSDKGAAGERRDESGPLIRRITEEQGFEVVSAEILPDGIEPLKGRLIEICDQYTADLILTTGGTGFSERDLTPEATLEAAERLAPGISEAMRLESLKITKRAMLSRGVSVIRKRTLIINLPGSPKAVKENLECILPTLSHGLGILCGKESECGHPGK, from the coding sequence ATGAGGAGAAGAAATATGGCATACAGAATCGCAGTCATCACGCTGAGTGATAAAGGAGCAGCAGGTGAGCGCCGGGATGAAAGCGGTCCGCTGATTCGAAGGATCACAGAGGAGCAGGGCTTTGAAGTGGTTTCGGCTGAAATCCTTCCGGATGGGATAGAACCGCTGAAAGGAAGACTCATAGAGATTTGTGACCAGTACACGGCGGATCTGATCCTGACCACGGGAGGCACCGGATTTTCAGAGCGGGACCTGACGCCGGAAGCCACACTTGAGGCCGCGGAACGGCTTGCTCCTGGAATCAGCGAAGCCATGCGCCTGGAATCGTTAAAGATTACAAAGAGGGCAATGTTAAGCCGGGGAGTTTCTGTCATAAGGAAGCGCACGCTGATCATAAATCTTCCGGGCAGCCCAAAAGCAGTCAAAGAAAATCTGGAATGTATCCTTCCCACACTTTCCCACGGACTGGGTATCCTGTGCGGAAAAGAATCGGAATGCGGACATCCGGGGAAATAG
- a CDS encoding MOSC domain-containing protein, with translation MGKIEAICISEKKGTVKRPVEEALLVEEFGIRGDAHAGKWHRQISILGYEKIKEFNEQGGKVEDGDFGENLIVSGIDVDGLAVGDRLLAGEVILEVTQRGKECHSHCEIYKRVGKCIMPTEGIFLRVVRGGTLRANDEIIRA, from the coding sequence GTGGGAAAGATTGAGGCAATCTGTATCAGTGAAAAAAAAGGGACTGTAAAACGTCCGGTAGAAGAAGCACTTCTCGTTGAGGAGTTTGGAATCCGGGGGGATGCCCACGCCGGAAAATGGCACCGGCAGATCAGTATTCTCGGATATGAGAAAATAAAAGAGTTCAACGAGCAGGGAGGAAAGGTGGAGGACGGAGACTTTGGGGAAAACCTTATTGTATCCGGAATCGATGTGGACGGTCTTGCTGTGGGCGATCGTCTCCTGGCAGGTGAGGTGATTCTGGAAGTGACCCAGAGGGGAAAGGAGTGCCACAGCCACTGCGAGATTTACAAAAGGGTCGGAAAATGCATTATGCCCACAGAGGGCATCTTTCTGAGAGTGGTCCGCGGAGGGACCCTTCGGGCAAATGATGAGATCATAAGAGCATGA
- the moaC gene encoding cyclic pyranopterin monophosphate synthase MoaC → MNDFSHFDTNGNAVMVDVSDKENTKREAAAQGRIFVGKEVYQKIKTKQVEKGDVLSVARIAGIMGAKQTSSLIPMCHVLLIHKCSVNFEMREEDYSIRAVCTVKTTGKTGVEMEALTGVQIALLTIYDMCKAVSKSMSMGDIHLLEKSGGKSGPFRYVSDNMPETEDSSGKD, encoded by the coding sequence ATGAACGATTTTTCACATTTTGACACGAACGGCAACGCCGTCATGGTGGACGTGTCAGACAAAGAAAATACAAAAAGAGAAGCGGCTGCACAGGGCAGAATCTTTGTCGGAAAAGAGGTCTATCAAAAGATCAAGACGAAGCAGGTAGAAAAAGGCGATGTACTTTCGGTGGCCAGGATCGCAGGCATTATGGGGGCAAAACAGACCAGCAGTCTGATTCCTATGTGTCATGTACTGCTGATCCATAAATGCAGCGTGAACTTTGAGATGCGGGAAGAAGATTATTCGATCAGGGCTGTCTGTACGGTGAAGACAACGGGAAAGACCGGAGTGGAGATGGAAGCGCTCACAGGGGTGCAGATCGCACTTCTGACCATATATGACATGTGCAAGGCAGTCAGCAAGTCCATGTCTATGGGAGACATTCACCTTCTTGAGAAGTCCGGAGGAAAAAGCGGACCGTTCCGCTATGTTTCGGATAATATGCCAGAAACGGAGGACAGCAGTGGGAAAGATTGA
- a CDS encoding molybdopterin-binding protein: protein MKKVRVQDAVGMVLCHDMTEIVPGKFKGRAFKKGHVVKEEDIEKLLDIGKRYLYVWDLEEGYVHEDDAAQRMVKAAAGANISYGEPREGKIELRASCRGVLRINIDLLYELNGLKDVCFSTIHSGKTVEEGKVLAGTRVIPLVTEEDMLLQFEKLCEEKGPLIEVLPFRHTKIGIVTTGSEIADGRIEDKFGPVLKRKAEELDGEIIGQVFPGDEKEEITNAILDFIGQGADMVQVSGGMSVDPDDVTPSAIRDCGGEAVTYGSPVLPGTMFMLSYVKGIPVVGLPGCVMYSKRTVFDLAVPRLLAGEKLTREDFIKMAHGGFCMQCDPCTYPDCGFGR, encoded by the coding sequence ATGAAGAAAGTACGGGTTCAGGATGCTGTGGGCATGGTGCTCTGTCATGATATGACAGAAATCGTGCCGGGCAAGTTTAAAGGACGGGCATTTAAGAAGGGGCATGTAGTGAAGGAAGAGGATATCGAAAAGCTGCTGGATATCGGCAAGCGTTATCTCTATGTCTGGGACCTGGAAGAAGGATATGTCCACGAGGATGATGCGGCGCAGCGGATGGTAAAAGCCGCCGCCGGAGCAAATATCTCTTACGGAGAACCGAGAGAAGGGAAAATTGAGCTCAGGGCATCCTGCCGGGGTGTCTTAAGAATTAATATCGATCTTCTGTACGAGTTAAACGGCTTAAAAGATGTGTGCTTTTCCACCATCCACTCCGGAAAGACAGTGGAAGAGGGAAAGGTTCTGGCAGGCACAAGAGTGATTCCTCTCGTGACAGAGGAAGACATGCTTTTACAGTTTGAGAAACTCTGTGAAGAGAAAGGCCCGCTGATCGAAGTCCTGCCGTTTCGTCATACAAAAATCGGAATCGTGACCACCGGTTCAGAGATCGCTGACGGGCGTATTGAGGATAAGTTTGGTCCGGTGCTTAAAAGAAAAGCAGAAGAACTGGACGGAGAGATCATCGGTCAGGTGTTTCCGGGAGATGAGAAAGAAGAAATCACAAATGCAATCCTTGATTTTATCGGACAGGGTGCGGATATGGTCCAGGTTTCCGGCGGCATGAGTGTGGACCCGGATGACGTGACGCCCTCTGCTATCAGAGACTGCGGCGGTGAGGCGGTCACTTACGGAAGCCCTGTGCTTCCGGGAACTATGTTTATGCTTTCCTATGTAAAAGGAATTCCGGTTGTGGGACTGCCGGGCTGTGTCATGTACTCGAAGCGCACGGTGTTTGATCTGGCGGTGCCGAGACTTTTGGCCGGGGAAAAGCTTACAAGAGAAGATTTTATAAAAATGGCGCATGGAGGATTTTGCATGCAGTGTGATCCGTGCACTTATCCGGACTGCGGATTTGGAAGGTAG
- the yqeB gene encoding selenium-dependent molybdenum cofactor biosynthesis protein YqeB, with the protein MKPIVVRGGGDIATGTIYQLSRAGYPVLVLETEHPSAIRRQVAFCEAVYEKTASVEGLTAVHADSLEEAMDMVNPSRPVVLVDSEGDSIREIKPDVVVDAILAKRNLGTRRDMAKLTIGLGPGFSAGKDVDYVIETMRGHNLGRVIEEGPAMADTGVPGRIMGYGKERVIHAPAEGILYGRTGIAAQVKKDDVIAVIREDGGTEVSVFASLDGIVRGLIRDGYPVKKGFKIADIDPRIGERDNCFTISDKARCIAGSVLQLICAGEKGQRRR; encoded by the coding sequence ATGAAGCCAATCGTTGTAAGAGGCGGCGGGGACATTGCCACCGGGACCATTTATCAGCTGAGCAGGGCCGGATATCCGGTCCTTGTCTTAGAGACAGAACATCCGTCTGCTATCCGCAGGCAGGTGGCATTCTGTGAAGCCGTCTATGAAAAAACTGCATCTGTGGAGGGCCTGACCGCTGTGCATGCAGATTCTCTGGAGGAAGCCATGGACATGGTTAATCCGTCAAGACCTGTGGTGCTTGTTGATTCGGAGGGGGATTCTATCAGAGAGATAAAACCCGATGTGGTGGTGGATGCTATTCTTGCAAAAAGAAACCTTGGGACCAGAAGGGATATGGCAAAGCTGACCATTGGATTGGGACCGGGATTTAGCGCAGGCAAAGATGTGGATTATGTGATCGAGACGATGCGGGGCCATAACCTCGGAAGGGTCATCGAAGAAGGTCCTGCCATGGCTGACACAGGCGTTCCCGGCAGGATTATGGGATACGGGAAAGAAAGAGTCATTCACGCTCCGGCAGAAGGAATCCTGTACGGGCGGACCGGGATTGCCGCACAGGTAAAAAAGGACGATGTCATTGCCGTGATCAGAGAAGACGGCGGCACAGAGGTGTCTGTATTCGCATCTCTTGACGGGATCGTCCGGGGACTCATCCGGGACGGCTACCCGGTGAAAAAAGGATTTAAGATCGCGGATATTGATCCCAGGATCGGAGAAAGAGATAACTGTTTTACGATTTCAGATAAGGCAAGGTGCATCGCCGGCAGTGTGCTTCAGCTTATATGTGCCGGTGAGAAAGGACAGCGAAGAAGGTGA